The following proteins are co-located in the Komagataeibacter sp. FNDCF1 genome:
- a CDS encoding restriction endonuclease subunit S: MHDHDGRRTAGNRWPCVPLGALVDCLDARRVPLNRAQRACRPGSVPYHGASGVTGYVDRALFDGPLILLGEDGAPFFDPARDVAFFHDGPLWAGNHVHVLRPRAGVDGRFVAHALNTVAYGAYVEGAIRPKLTRARMNGLPVPCPPLHCQRRVADELDVALERVARQLRTLAMHEALVREQADAALWHAVRLGEGECTTRLLGSVFDIVGGGTPATTQPAYWGGDVPWITPADLPAGPPAWLRHGARSLTMDGLAACRATLASPGALVVSTRAPVGRVGMAAVAVSVSQGCKALQPREGDVDPAYAGLLLRAYAPVLRQRAGGSVFAEVDTPALASLELPLPSLPAQRAAARSAWGMLDRLAGQATACTDMVSVLHEYRFALRHALVRGQAP, translated from the coding sequence ATGCATGATCACGACGGCAGGCGGACGGCAGGGAACCGGTGGCCATGCGTGCCGCTGGGCGCGCTGGTGGACTGTCTGGACGCACGGCGTGTGCCGCTCAACCGCGCCCAGCGCGCGTGCCGCCCGGGCAGCGTGCCCTATCATGGTGCCAGTGGCGTGACCGGGTACGTGGACCGCGCGCTGTTTGACGGTCCGCTCATCCTGCTGGGTGAGGATGGCGCTCCCTTCTTCGACCCGGCAAGGGATGTCGCGTTTTTTCATGATGGTCCCCTGTGGGCGGGCAACCATGTGCATGTACTGCGCCCGCGCGCAGGCGTTGACGGGCGATTCGTGGCCCATGCGCTCAATACCGTGGCCTATGGCGCGTATGTGGAGGGGGCGATACGCCCCAAGCTGACGCGTGCGCGCATGAACGGCCTGCCCGTGCCGTGCCCGCCACTGCACTGTCAGCGCCGGGTCGCGGATGAACTGGATGTGGCGCTGGAGCGCGTGGCGCGCCAGCTGCGCACGCTGGCCATGCATGAAGCGCTGGTACGCGAGCAGGCTGACGCCGCGCTGTGGCATGCTGTCCGCCTTGGGGAAGGCGAGTGTACGACCCGGTTGCTGGGCAGCGTGTTCGATATCGTGGGCGGTGGCACGCCCGCCACGACCCAGCCCGCGTACTGGGGCGGGGATGTACCATGGATCACCCCCGCCGACCTGCCGGCGGGACCGCCCGCGTGGCTGCGCCATGGCGCGCGCAGCCTAACCATGGATGGACTGGCCGCCTGCCGGGCCACGCTTGCGTCGCCCGGTGCGCTGGTTGTCTCCACCCGCGCGCCGGTGGGGCGGGTCGGCATGGCGGCGGTGGCGGTATCGGTCAGTCAGGGGTGCAAGGCGCTGCAGCCGCGTGAAGGGGATGTGGACCCGGCGTATGCGGGTCTGCTCCTGCGCGCATACGCACCCGTACTGCGCCAGCGTGCGGGCGGCAGCGTGTTCGCCGAGGTGGATACGCCCGCCCTTGCCTCACTTGAACTGCCCCTGCCTTCCCTGCCCGCCCAGCGCGCGGCGGCCCGCTCGGCATGGGGCATGCTGGACCGTCTGGCGGGGCAGGCCACGGCATGCACGGACATGGTGAGCGTGCTGCACGAATACCGCTTCGCCCTGCGCCACGCGCTGGTGCGCGGGCAGGCACCATAG
- a CDS encoding MATE family efflux transporter — protein sequence MTRPARPYRPEFSAILGIAVPMGLSQFAQMLMGLTDSMLLGGIGAQALAVGGLATGTFFTLNAILAAMVEAGGIMLAQARGRHDHDSPGTTITSMLVVAGALCVPELYCLHHIDHLLAWLDEPEAIRGPVVTFVHILMWAVPPALLGQGILTTALPVMGAQGIPMRVMPFVTVVNGVLNAALIHGWCGLPALGLHGSAVATVITLWCMPLIMLCFVVRRPDLRRSLRPRGHDWRHTLVLLRTGLPMLASAMAEVTLFQVNSLEAATLGSNALAAFQIMLGIGLQSFTLYLALGQACNIRVGYWTGRGDPAMMRRAALAGMVLGVGLAGTATLLLALGRHAIIGFYLDTALPDNAQAVQIALDVLLIGAAFQLPDALQAIATGVLRGQGDTTVPMLVAVTGYWGIGFPGGLYLAFHQGLGAWGLWCGNGIGLVCVSVLLGARIIWRMRPRVAAKQAAPPAG from the coding sequence ATGACCCGTCCAGCCAGACCATACAGGCCGGAATTCAGCGCCATTCTCGGCATTGCCGTGCCCATGGGCCTGTCGCAGTTCGCCCAGATGCTGATGGGGCTGACCGACAGCATGCTGCTGGGCGGTATCGGGGCGCAGGCGCTGGCGGTGGGTGGTCTTGCCACGGGTACGTTCTTCACGCTCAACGCCATCCTTGCCGCCATGGTCGAAGCCGGGGGCATCATGCTGGCGCAGGCGCGCGGACGCCATGACCATGACAGCCCGGGCACCACCATCACATCCATGCTGGTTGTGGCGGGGGCGCTGTGCGTGCCGGAACTGTACTGCCTGCACCATATTGACCACCTGCTGGCGTGGCTGGATGAACCAGAGGCCATACGTGGCCCGGTGGTGACGTTCGTTCATATCCTGATGTGGGCCGTACCACCCGCGCTGCTGGGGCAGGGCATCCTGACCACGGCGCTGCCGGTCATGGGGGCGCAGGGCATACCCATGCGCGTCATGCCATTCGTCACGGTGGTCAATGGCGTGCTCAACGCGGCCCTCATCCACGGGTGGTGCGGACTGCCGGCGCTGGGGCTGCATGGCTCGGCCGTCGCTACCGTGATCACCCTGTGGTGCATGCCACTCATCATGCTGTGCTTCGTGGTGCGCAGGCCCGATCTACGCCGGAGCCTGCGCCCGCGCGGGCATGACTGGCGGCATACGCTGGTCCTGCTGCGCACGGGGCTGCCCATGCTGGCAAGCGCGATGGCGGAGGTCACGCTTTTCCAGGTCAACAGTCTGGAGGCCGCGACCTTGGGCAGCAATGCGCTGGCCGCGTTCCAGATCATGCTGGGCATCGGCCTGCAGTCCTTCACGCTGTACCTGGCACTGGGACAGGCATGCAACATACGTGTAGGATACTGGACCGGGCGGGGCGATCCCGCCATGATGCGCCGCGCCGCGCTGGCGGGCATGGTACTGGGCGTGGGGCTGGCCGGTACGGCAACACTGCTGCTCGCTCTGGGGCGGCATGCCATTATCGGCTTCTATCTTGATACCGCGCTGCCCGACAATGCGCAGGCTGTCCAGATCGCGCTGGACGTGCTGCTGATCGGTGCCGCCTTCCAGCTTCCCGATGCCCTGCAGGCCATTGCCACCGGCGTGCTGCGCGGCCAGGGGGACACGACCGTGCCCATGCTGGTGGCCGTGACCGGCTACTGGGGCATCGGCTTTCCCGGCGGGCTGTACCTCGCCTTTCATCAGGGGCTGGGAGCGTGGGGACTGTGGTGCGGCAACGGGATCGGACTTGTCTGCGTTTCCGTTCTGCTGGGCGCACGGATCATATGGCGCATGCGCCCGCGGGTAGCAGCGAAACAGGCCGCGCCGCCTGCCGGATGA
- a CDS encoding superinfection immunity protein: protein MNIHVPTTYEVYHAWQSVQGTGLQIGTALLLGLGMACGLGMVVFLVPTFIACQRRVHNTAVVAVVNCTLGMTGIGWVIALIMACVMETDTHRHIRLRQAEQTTFLTVP, encoded by the coding sequence ATGAATATCCATGTTCCCACCACGTACGAGGTCTACCACGCATGGCAGTCCGTGCAGGGTACCGGGCTTCAGATCGGCACGGCACTTCTGCTGGGGCTGGGCATGGCATGCGGGCTTGGCATGGTCGTATTCCTGGTGCCCACCTTCATTGCCTGCCAGCGCCGGGTGCATAACACGGCAGTCGTGGCGGTCGTGAACTGCACGCTGGGCATGACCGGGATTGGCTGGGTCATCGCCCTGATCATGGCATGCGTAATGGAAACCGACACACACCGCCACATCCGCCTGCGGCAGGCGGAACAGACGACTTTCCTGACCGTGCCATAG
- the serA gene encoding phosphoglycerate dehydrogenase, whose amino-acid sequence MTSQPNGHLSLPKDKIRILLLEGIHDSAISLLRDNGYENVTRLKTALEGEALEKALEGVHIVGIRSRTQLTREVIGKADRLIAIGCFCIGTNQVDLDAAREVGIPVFNAPYSNTRSVAELVMGEIVMLMRRIFPKSKECNAGVWKKSATNSWEVRGKTLGIVGYGSIGSQLSVLAEAFGMRVFYYDVIDKLVHGNATPVDTLEHLLAQSDVVSLHVPQTPETAGMIGEAQIRAMKKGSFLINNARGNVVDLDALAVALKDGHLLGAAIDVFPKEPRQADEALETPLRGLDNVILTPHIGGSTAEAQERIGVEVARKLVEYSDIGCTLGAVNFPTVQLPENPHGTRFMHVHRNVPGIMLQINEIFSSEASNVTAQYLQTAGELGYVVVEADTGRDVEKDNRILERLRALKGTLRARLLYKQQ is encoded by the coding sequence ATGACCAGCCAGCCAAACGGCCACCTTTCCCTTCCCAAGGACAAGATCCGCATCCTGCTGCTTGAGGGCATACATGACAGTGCCATCAGCCTGCTCAGGGATAACGGGTACGAAAACGTAACCCGTCTCAAGACTGCGCTGGAGGGCGAAGCGCTGGAGAAGGCGCTGGAAGGTGTGCATATTGTGGGCATCCGCTCGCGCACGCAACTTACGCGCGAAGTGATCGGGAAGGCTGACCGCCTGATCGCCATCGGCTGCTTCTGCATCGGTACCAACCAGGTTGACCTGGATGCGGCGCGCGAAGTGGGAATTCCGGTCTTCAACGCGCCGTACAGCAACACCCGCTCCGTGGCCGAACTGGTGATGGGCGAGATCGTGATGCTGATGCGGCGCATTTTTCCCAAGTCAAAAGAATGCAATGCCGGTGTCTGGAAGAAATCCGCCACCAACAGCTGGGAAGTGCGTGGCAAGACGCTGGGCATCGTGGGGTATGGCTCCATCGGCTCGCAGCTTTCGGTGCTGGCCGAAGCCTTTGGCATGCGCGTGTTCTACTATGACGTGATCGACAAGCTGGTGCATGGCAACGCCACCCCGGTCGATACACTGGAGCACCTGCTTGCCCAGAGCGACGTGGTGAGCCTGCATGTGCCGCAGACACCCGAGACCGCGGGCATGATCGGTGAAGCCCAGATCCGCGCGATGAAGAAGGGCTCCTTCCTCATCAACAACGCACGCGGCAATGTGGTGGACCTTGATGCGCTGGCCGTGGCGCTCAAGGACGGGCATCTGCTTGGTGCCGCGATCGACGTGTTCCCCAAGGAGCCCAGGCAGGCGGACGAAGCACTGGAAACCCCGCTGCGTGGCCTGGATAACGTGATCCTGACCCCGCATATCGGCGGCTCCACGGCAGAGGCGCAGGAACGCATTGGCGTGGAAGTGGCACGCAAGCTGGTGGAATATTCCGATATCGGCTGCACGTTGGGTGCCGTCAATTTTCCTACGGTGCAGCTGCCCGAAAACCCGCATGGAACGCGTTTCATGCACGTGCACCGCAACGTGCCGGGCATCATGCTGCAGATCAACGAGATATTTTCCTCCGAAGCCAGCAACGTGACCGCGCAGTACCTCCAGACGGCAGGTGAACTGGGCTATGTGGTTGTCGAGGCAGATACCGGCCGTGACGTGGAAAAGGACAATCGCATCCTCGAGCGTCTTCGCGCACTCAAGGGAACGTTGCGCGCCCGCCTGCTGTACAAGCAGCAGTAG
- a CDS encoding inositol monophosphatase family protein, translated as MTTLPHDFPHDAVLEAAIAAADVARSVIMPFFRRGVRADDKSDASPVTVADRTAERAIRAVLSERLPGFGLMGEEFGLEGADSPYRWVIDPIDGTRAFITGRPTFGTLIALLHNNVPLLGVIDQPVTGERWIGLRGAPTRYLSGLPGIPATRACADVAAAELSCTAPEILDAPHRPGFDALAAAARRTSWGGDCYAYGLLALGQIDIIAECTMKIWDWAALVPIVEGAGGRMTDWSGQPLRADGDGTVLAVGDARLMPCVTGLLSTIVT; from the coding sequence ATGACCACCCTCCCCCACGACTTTCCGCATGACGCGGTGCTGGAGGCCGCCATCGCTGCGGCCGATGTGGCGCGCAGCGTGATCATGCCCTTCTTCCGCCGTGGCGTGCGGGCGGATGACAAAAGTGACGCCAGTCCCGTTACCGTGGCCGACCGCACGGCGGAACGCGCGATTCGGGCTGTCCTGTCCGAACGCCTGCCCGGTTTTGGCCTGATGGGCGAAGAATTCGGGCTGGAAGGGGCCGACAGTCCCTATCGCTGGGTGATCGACCCGATTGACGGCACGCGCGCCTTCATTACCGGCAGACCCACCTTCGGCACGCTGATTGCCCTGCTGCACAATAATGTGCCGCTGCTGGGCGTGATTGACCAGCCGGTCACGGGGGAGCGGTGGATCGGCCTGCGCGGCGCACCCACACGCTACCTGTCCGGCCTGCCCGGGATACCCGCCACGCGCGCCTGCGCCGATGTGGCGGCTGCCGAACTGTCGTGCACGGCGCCGGAAATACTCGACGCCCCCCACCGCCCGGGATTCGATGCGCTGGCCGCTGCCGCCAGGCGCACGAGCTGGGGGGGCGACTGTTACGCCTATGGCCTGCTGGCGCTGGGGCAGATCGACATCATTGCCGAATGCACCATGAAGATATGGGACTGGGCGGCCCTCGTGCCGATAGTCGAAGGGGCTGGCGGACGCATGACCGACTGGTCCGGTCAGCCCCTGCGCGCGGATGGCGACGGTACGGTGCTGGCGGTAGGCGACGCCCGCCTGATGCCCTGCGTGACGGGACTGCTGTCCACGATCGTGACGTAA
- a CDS encoding cytochrome c family protein — translation MDSARLNRLGAACLLAVLAVGASWGIAHTAVPEPLPARSGVAIPRPEVPAGGSIDELVAGASVEKGRAIADRQCAMCHSMGPGGPAIIGPNLYGVVGTHVGDIPGYEFSDALKAHKDETWTNATLSRWLGGPADYAPGTKMSFPGIASETDRADVIAYLRSLHPEKPE, via the coding sequence ATGGATAGCGCAAGGCTTAACCGGCTTGGGGCGGCATGCCTCCTCGCGGTGCTGGCGGTAGGCGCAAGCTGGGGTATTGCCCATACGGCAGTGCCCGAGCCCCTGCCCGCCAGGTCCGGTGTGGCCATTCCCCGCCCGGAAGTCCCGGCTGGTGGCTCCATTGATGAACTGGTGGCCGGTGCCAGCGTGGAGAAAGGCCGCGCCATCGCCGACCGGCAATGCGCGATGTGTCACAGCATGGGCCCCGGTGGCCCGGCCATAATCGGGCCGAACCTGTATGGCGTGGTGGGCACGCATGTGGGCGACATACCGGGCTATGAGTTTTCGGACGCGCTGAAAGCGCACAAGGACGAGACATGGACGAATGCCACCCTTTCCAGATGGCTGGGGGGACCGGCGGATTACGCGCCCGGCACCAAGATGTCGTTTCCCGGCATCGCGTCCGAGACCGACCGGGCGGACGTGATCGCCTACCTGCGCAGCCTGCACCCGGAGAAGCCGGAATGA
- a CDS encoding 3-deoxy-manno-octulosonate cytidylyltransferase — protein sequence MNPIVLIPARMASTRLPGKPLADIAGRPMILHVLERAQAAGVGPVAVATAEHEIAEVVTCAGATAILTDPALPSGSDRIWQALRGLDPAGVHDTIINLQGDLPGVDPECLRVVLRPLADEATDIATLVAPVRDTAEAEATSVVKVACSFAPDREDDVARALYFSRLPIPWGAGPLWHHVGIYAYRRAALARFVSLPESGLEKREKLEQLRALEAGMTIGCARIATAPFGVDTPADLARARMAMGTAA from the coding sequence ATGAACCCCATTGTCCTGATTCCCGCCCGCATGGCCTCGACCCGGCTGCCGGGCAAGCCGCTTGCCGACATTGCCGGCCGTCCCATGATCCTCCATGTGCTCGAGCGCGCGCAGGCCGCAGGCGTAGGACCTGTGGCCGTCGCCACGGCGGAACATGAAATTGCCGAGGTGGTGACGTGCGCGGGCGCCACGGCCATCCTGACCGATCCCGCCCTGCCATCGGGTTCCGACCGGATATGGCAGGCTCTGCGCGGGCTGGACCCGGCGGGCGTGCACGACACCATCATCAACCTGCAGGGCGACCTGCCGGGGGTAGACCCGGAATGCCTGCGCGTGGTGCTGCGCCCGCTGGCCGATGAGGCGACCGATATCGCGACCCTTGTCGCCCCGGTGCGCGACACGGCGGAGGCGGAAGCGACATCGGTCGTCAAGGTCGCATGCAGCTTTGCCCCGGACAGGGAAGATGACGTGGCGCGCGCGCTGTATTTCTCCCGCCTGCCCATACCGTGGGGGGCAGGGCCGCTGTGGCACCATGTCGGGATCTATGCCTATCGCCGCGCCGCACTGGCCCGCTTTGTCAGCCTGCCCGAAAGCGGACTGGAAAAGCGCGAGAAACTGGAACAGCTACGCGCGCTGGAAGCGGGCATGACCATAGGCTGCGCCCGCATCGCCACCGCCCCCTTTGGCGTGGACACTCCGGCCGACCTGGCGCGCGCGCGCATGGCAATGGGTACGGCGGCGTGA
- a CDS encoding prephenate dehydratase: MSRAGIIAFQGRPGAYSDLACRTARPGWTTLPCQTFAQAIAAVHDGLAEEAMLACENSLAGRVPDIHALLPQAGLFIVGEHFQRVEHCLMGIPGSTLDDARRVHTHPVAMAQIRGVIRELGLEPVVEFDTAGAAEMVRDWGRREDVAVASALAAELNGLEILRRNVEDASHNTTRFYIASRRPASLPAAGPDHMTTLLFRVSNHPGALYKALGGFATAGVNMTRLESYMLEGSFSATQFLLDVEGHPEAPPLAEALRELSFFSEQQEILGVYRASPFRQHA; encoded by the coding sequence GTGAGTAGGGCGGGCATCATTGCCTTCCAGGGCCGTCCCGGCGCGTATTCGGACCTGGCATGCCGCACCGCGCGGCCTGGCTGGACCACGCTGCCATGCCAGACCTTTGCGCAGGCCATAGCCGCCGTGCATGATGGACTGGCGGAAGAAGCCATGCTGGCCTGCGAGAACAGCCTGGCCGGCCGGGTACCCGATATCCATGCCCTGCTGCCACAGGCGGGACTGTTCATCGTGGGTGAGCATTTCCAGCGCGTGGAACACTGCCTGATGGGCATACCGGGCAGCACGCTGGATGATGCAAGGCGGGTGCATACCCATCCGGTGGCCATGGCACAGATACGCGGTGTGATCCGCGAACTGGGGCTGGAACCGGTGGTGGAATTCGACACCGCAGGCGCGGCCGAAATGGTGCGTGACTGGGGCCGCAGGGAAGACGTGGCCGTGGCATCGGCACTGGCGGCGGAACTGAACGGGCTGGAAATCCTGCGCCGCAACGTGGAAGACGCATCCCACAACACCACGCGTTTCTACATCGCATCGCGCAGGCCCGCGTCACTACCCGCCGCGGGGCCGGACCACATGACCACGCTGCTCTTTCGCGTCAGCAACCATCCGGGCGCGCTGTACAAGGCACTGGGCGGTTTCGCCACCGCGGGGGTAAACATGACCCGGCTGGAGAGCTACATGCTGGAAGGGTCATTTTCCGCCACCCAGTTCCTGCTGGACGTGGAAGGTCACCCCGAAGCCCCACCACTGGCGGAAGCATTGCGGGAACTGTCCTTTTTTTCGGAACAGCAGGAAATCCTGGGCGTCTATCGCGCATCTCCTTTCCGCCAGCATGCATGA
- the dapA gene encoding 4-hydroxy-tetrahydrodipicolinate synthase, translated as MFKGSITALLTPMNKDGSLDLPSMGRFIDWQIQQGTAAVVPVGTTGESPTLTHEEHAKVVEFAIKSVAGRVPVIAGAGSNSTAEAVAMARQAEQAGASGVLVVTPYYNKPTQEGVYRHFMAVADAIGIPIILYNIPGRSVIDISVGTMARLALHPNIIGVKDSTANLMRPLQVRRAVKKPFNQISGEDGTAVSFLAAGGDGCISVTANIAPALCAQVQQSWTDGNVMDAMELQDRLLPLHDALFCESNPVPAKFAASVLGLMDETCRLPLAPLSDAGRTQVKAALDAVGLLD; from the coding sequence ATGTTCAAGGGTTCCATTACCGCCCTTCTTACCCCCATGAATAAGGATGGATCGCTGGATCTGCCCTCCATGGGCCGCTTCATCGACTGGCAGATCCAGCAGGGCACCGCCGCCGTGGTTCCGGTCGGCACCACGGGTGAAAGCCCGACCCTGACACATGAGGAACATGCGAAGGTGGTGGAATTCGCCATCAAGTCCGTAGCGGGCCGGGTACCGGTCATCGCGGGTGCGGGTTCCAACAGCACGGCAGAGGCCGTGGCCATGGCCCGGCAGGCCGAGCAGGCCGGCGCATCGGGCGTGCTGGTGGTGACACCGTATTACAACAAGCCGACACAGGAAGGGGTGTACCGCCACTTCATGGCGGTAGCGGATGCCATCGGCATTCCCATCATCCTGTATAATATTCCAGGCCGCTCGGTCATCGACATATCGGTCGGGACCATGGCCCGCCTGGCCCTGCATCCCAACATCATCGGGGTAAAGGATTCCACCGCCAACCTCATGCGTCCGCTACAGGTGCGCCGCGCGGTCAAAAAGCCGTTCAACCAGATTTCGGGTGAGGACGGAACGGCTGTCTCCTTCCTGGCCGCCGGTGGCGATGGCTGCATCAGTGTGACCGCCAACATCGCTCCCGCCCTGTGCGCGCAGGTGCAGCAGAGCTGGACGGACGGCAACGTGATGGACGCCATGGAACTGCAGGACCGCCTGCTGCCGCTGCATGATGCCCTGTTCTGTGAAAGCAACCCCGTGCCCGCCAAATTCGCGGCCAGCGTTCTGGGTCTGATGGATGAAACCTGTCGCCTGCCGCTCGCCCCGCTGAGTGATGCGGGCCGCACGCAGGTCAAGGCCGCACTCGACGCGGTCGGGCTGCTGGATTAG
- the smpB gene encoding SsrA-binding protein SmpB: MAAKNKGSGMISTGIAAQNRKGRFNYTIVETVEAGLVLKGPEVKSLRMGRATINEAYAGERNGELWLINSYIPEYQGGVLSRFEPRAPRKLLLHKKQVDKLLGETARNGVTLVPLDIHFNSRGLAKLTLGVGEGRKKADKRQAIADRDWARDKARLIRNKGRDD, translated from the coding sequence ATGGCTGCGAAAAACAAGGGCAGCGGCATGATCTCCACCGGGATTGCCGCACAGAACCGCAAGGGCCGCTTCAACTACACCATTGTCGAGACGGTGGAAGCGGGGCTGGTGCTGAAAGGGCCGGAAGTCAAGAGCCTGCGCATGGGCCGCGCCACCATTAACGAGGCCTATGCCGGGGAGCGCAATGGCGAACTGTGGCTGATCAACAGCTATATCCCCGAATATCAGGGTGGCGTGCTGTCCCGCTTTGAACCCCGTGCCCCGCGCAAACTGCTTTTGCACAAGAAGCAGGTGGACAAGCTGCTGGGGGAGACCGCGCGTAACGGCGTGACCCTTGTCCCACTTGACATCCACTTCAACAGTCGTGGTCTGGCCAAGCTGACGCTGGGCGTGGGTGAGGGGCGCAAGAAGGCCGACAAACGCCAGGCCATAGCCGACCGTGACTGGGCACGCGACAAGGCCCGCCTGATCCGCAACAAGGGACGGGACGACTAA
- a CDS encoding cold-shock protein, with product MRSNRTDRSSRSPRRGGFDDDFMSSPSFGDRGGAPPPRRSFGGGGGGPQIVASGPEISATVKWFNSEKGFGFVELSDGSGDVFLHANALNPTGHATVAPGTTLVVQIGQGPKGRQVAAVLSVDESTAQPERPRAPAGFGGPAGGARGGFSRSGRPAPDLSHAQDMRGTVKWYNATKGFGFITPENGGKDIFVHASALERSGLSGLTEGQTANVQVVEGQKGPEAAALSVD from the coding sequence TTGAGAAGTAACAGGACCGACCGCAGCTCCCGCTCCCCGCGCCGCGGCGGGTTTGACGATGATTTCATGTCGTCGCCTTCATTTGGTGATCGCGGCGGTGCCCCGCCGCCGCGCCGCTCCTTTGGTGGTGGAGGTGGTGGTCCGCAGATCGTCGCATCCGGCCCGGAAATCAGCGCCACTGTAAAGTGGTTCAACAGCGAAAAGGGTTTCGGCTTCGTCGAGCTGTCCGATGGATCGGGTGACGTGTTCCTGCACGCCAATGCCCTGAATCCCACGGGTCACGCCACGGTCGCGCCGGGAACCACGCTGGTTGTGCAGATTGGCCAGGGCCCCAAGGGTCGCCAGGTCGCAGCCGTCCTTTCAGTCGATGAAAGCACGGCACAGCCCGAGCGCCCGCGCGCGCCTGCAGGCTTTGGTGGCCCGGCTGGTGGTGCCCGTGGTGGCTTCTCCCGTTCCGGTCGTCCTGCCCCCGACCTGTCCCACGCACAGGACATGCGCGGCACGGTGAAGTGGTACAATGCCACCAAGGGCTTTGGTTTCATCACGCCGGAAAATGGTGGCAAGGACATCTTTGTCCATGCATCAGCTCTGGAACGTTCGGGCCTGTCCGGCCTGACGGAAGGCCAGACGGCAAACGTGCAGGTTGTCGAAGGCCAGAAAGGCCCGGAAGCGGCAGCACTGTCGGTAGACTGA
- a CDS encoding TetR/AcrR family transcriptional regulator, whose product MSDMPLPRRGRGRPPKTARAPEGTRAMLVRAGVGLLTEKGFSSTCVDDVLNATGISKGSFYYCFSSKEEFGQALIENYASYFNAKLDMWLTDQQALPLQRLLNFMHDAKGGMQRHDFRRGCLIGNLGQEIDMLPDSFNSLLLTIMHGWEQRVATCLLDVFAPHPTAAHRRLCMDLARYFWIGWEGAVMHARIEHEAGPLDLFAMFYLAQAAQALGVSAPTMAQPSPRVSPGQPAHVKTVQAAN is encoded by the coding sequence ATGTCCGATATGCCCCTTCCCCGGCGCGGCCGGGGCCGACCGCCAAAAACCGCCCGCGCACCCGAGGGCACGCGCGCCATGCTGGTGCGCGCGGGCGTCGGGCTGCTGACGGAAAAAGGATTCTCATCAACCTGCGTGGATGACGTGCTCAATGCGACCGGTATTTCCAAGGGGTCGTTCTATTACTGCTTCAGCAGCAAGGAAGAATTCGGCCAGGCGCTGATCGAGAATTATGCCAGCTACTTCAATGCCAAGCTGGACATGTGGCTAACGGACCAGCAGGCACTCCCGCTGCAACGCCTGCTCAACTTCATGCATGACGCGAAAGGCGGGATGCAGCGCCATGATTTCCGCCGTGGCTGCCTGATCGGCAACCTGGGGCAGGAAATCGATATGCTCCCCGATTCGTTCAATAGCCTGCTGCTTACCATCATGCACGGCTGGGAACAGCGCGTGGCGACATGCCTGCTTGATGTCTTTGCCCCCCATCCCACCGCGGCGCACAGGCGCCTGTGCATGGATCTTGCGCGTTATTTCTGGATCGGATGGGAAGGGGCGGTCATGCACGCCCGTATCGAACACGAGGCCGGGCCGCTCGACCTGTTCGCGATGTTCTATCTTGCCCAGGCGGCGCAGGCGCTGGGTGTCAGCGCCCCCACGATGGCGCAGCCTAGCCCGCGCGTATCGCCCGGACAGCCCGCGCACGTGAAAACAGTTCAAGCAGCAAACTGA